A section of the Veillonella criceti genome encodes:
- a CDS encoding phosphoglucomutase — MAHALAGTLVRSEDLIDLESIIEAYYQIVPQYDNKEQRISFGTSGHRGKSLAGSFNELHVAAIAQAICDGRKEFGATGVCFVGHDTHALSEPAIETVLEVLAANGVVAAVDGENGFVPTPSVSRAIIRYNEIIDKQLALDFVPAFLKDKVGQGKADGIIITPSHNPPDQGGIKYNPINGGPADTTLTKWIETKANEYIKNGGEGIRRVAIDEIDSALQWEYDYKGLYVAELEDVINFDVIRKAKPKVLVNALGGSGMAYWEAISDTYQLDLTIINNEYDPTFSFMPYDHDGVVRMDCSSAYAMADVVKEIGQFDLAVGNDPDYDRYGIVTKAGLMPPNHFLVAAGAYLFYNRQWSGKGFGKTAVVTGMVDKFCADNEITVYEVPVGFKYFASLLFDGTIGIGGEESAGASFLKKDGTVWTTDKDGIIMALLAMEMWSVTGRTPDQLYEALTQRYGTPVFTRIDTPCTKATKEALSQLKASDVTATELAGEPIESIRTTSLYGEYALGGLRITTANSFLVARPSGTEDLYKVYAESFNGEDALKSLLKAGQDLVNEVTAR; from the coding sequence ATGGCACATGCATTAGCAGGCACTTTGGTGCGTTCAGAAGATTTGATTGATTTAGAGTCTATTATTGAAGCGTATTATCAAATAGTGCCTCAGTATGATAATAAAGAACAACGAATTTCCTTTGGAACTTCAGGTCATCGAGGTAAATCTTTGGCTGGTAGTTTCAATGAGTTGCATGTGGCTGCTATTGCGCAAGCTATCTGTGATGGCCGTAAAGAATTTGGGGCTACTGGTGTTTGTTTTGTTGGTCATGATACACATGCATTGTCAGAACCGGCCATTGAAACGGTGTTAGAAGTATTGGCCGCTAATGGCGTAGTGGCTGCTGTAGATGGGGAAAATGGTTTTGTGCCAACGCCTAGCGTTTCACGGGCTATCATTCGTTATAATGAGATTATTGATAAACAATTAGCCTTAGACTTTGTGCCTGCCTTTTTAAAAGATAAAGTGGGGCAAGGTAAGGCTGATGGTATTATCATTACACCATCTCATAATCCGCCAGACCAAGGGGGTATTAAGTATAATCCTATTAATGGGGGGCCGGCTGATACGACCCTTACGAAATGGATTGAAACCAAAGCGAATGAGTATATTAAAAACGGTGGTGAGGGAATTCGCCGCGTGGCTATTGATGAAATAGATTCTGCCTTGCAATGGGAATATGATTATAAAGGTCTTTATGTAGCTGAATTAGAAGATGTTATTAATTTTGATGTCATTCGCAAAGCAAAACCAAAGGTGTTAGTTAATGCTCTTGGTGGCAGTGGTATGGCGTATTGGGAAGCCATTAGCGATACCTACCAGTTGGATTTAACAATTATTAATAATGAATATGATCCTACATTTAGTTTCATGCCTTATGACCATGATGGGGTAGTTCGCATGGACTGCTCTTCCGCTTATGCAATGGCAGATGTGGTGAAAGAGATTGGCCAATTTGACTTAGCTGTAGGCAATGACCCTGATTATGATCGGTATGGGATTGTAACAAAGGCGGGCCTTATGCCACCTAATCATTTCTTAGTAGCTGCTGGCGCGTACTTATTCTATAATCGTCAGTGGTCTGGCAAGGGCTTTGGTAAGACCGCTGTAGTCACGGGTATGGTGGATAAATTCTGTGCCGATAATGAGATTACTGTCTATGAAGTGCCCGTAGGTTTTAAATATTTTGCCTCTTTATTATTCGATGGGACAATTGGCATTGGTGGGGAAGAAAGCGCCGGTGCATCGTTCCTTAAAAAAGATGGCACTGTTTGGACTACTGACAAAGATGGCATAATTATGGCTTTACTTGCTATGGAAATGTGGTCAGTTACAGGGCGTACACCAGATCAATTGTATGAAGCATTAACACAGCGATATGGTACGCCTGTTTTCACGCGTATTGACACGCCTTGCACTAAAGCGACTAAGGAAGCGTTAAGTCAATTAAAGGCTAGTGATGTAACGGCTACGGAATTAGCAGGGGAGCCTATTGAGTCTATTCGGACAACTTCTTTATATGGTGAGTATGCCTTGGGGGGCTTGCGCATTACAACGGCTAATAGCTTTTTAGTAGCTCGTCCGTCAGGTACGGAAGATTTATACAAAGTATATGCAGAAAGTTTCAATGGCGAAGACGCCTTAAAATCTTTGCTAAAAGCAGGTCAAGACCTTGTAAACGAGGTTACTGCACGGTAG
- a CDS encoding YitT family protein, translating into MFKKWSSTLYVMAMVTLGTFLFAIGINAFVVPHKLVSGGISGVALMLYYLTGIQVGTLNLLLNIPVLYAAYRWLGRWHVMITIFGTVVSSLFINMLRFLADYDLTHDPLVGAILGGLFCGIGVGTVYRSGGNAGGLDPIALIIRKYYGLQIGSIVLAINMVILTIAAFVVNIEAAAVTLVSLYISAMLTNRVIVGFDQRKAVFIISYKPYKICDLIINQIGRGATILNGEGAYTHQHKQVILVVVSLMQVAKLKKAVEEEDPTAFLMVTDVAEVIGGGFTLPSKAETQQAIERIRARVEMND; encoded by the coding sequence ATGTTTAAAAAGTGGAGTTCAACTTTATATGTAATGGCTATGGTCACGTTGGGTACGTTTTTATTTGCCATAGGGATTAATGCCTTTGTAGTGCCACATAAATTGGTAAGTGGTGGCATTAGTGGGGTTGCCTTAATGTTGTATTATTTAACGGGCATTCAAGTCGGTACATTGAATTTACTTTTAAACATTCCCGTTTTATATGCAGCCTACCGTTGGCTAGGTCGTTGGCATGTAATGATTACTATTTTTGGTACAGTTGTGTCCTCGCTGTTTATTAATATGTTACGATTTTTAGCAGATTATGATTTGACGCATGATCCATTGGTAGGGGCCATTTTAGGGGGCCTGTTTTGTGGTATTGGGGTAGGTACTGTATATCGGTCAGGCGGTAATGCAGGAGGCCTTGATCCTATTGCGCTAATTATTCGTAAATATTATGGTTTACAAATTGGTAGTATTGTACTAGCCATTAATATGGTGATTTTGACGATAGCGGCCTTTGTAGTTAATATTGAAGCGGCTGCGGTTACTTTGGTGAGTTTGTATATTTCAGCTATGTTAACTAATCGCGTTATTGTGGGCTTTGATCAACGTAAAGCCGTGTTTATTATTTCCTATAAACCTTATAAAATTTGTGATTTGATTATTAATCAAATTGGCCGTGGCGCCACTATTTTGAATGGGGAAGGGGCGTATACACATCAGCATAAGCAGGTGATTTTGGTAGTAGTTAGCTTAATGCAGGTTGCTAAACTTAAAAAAGCAGTAGAGGAAGAAGATCCGACGGCTTTTTTAATGGTAACTGATGTGGCTGAAGTTATTGGCGGAGGTTTTACTTTGCCATCAAAAGCGGAAACTCAGCAAGCTATTGAGCGTATTCGAGCACGGGTAGAGATGAATGATTAG
- a CDS encoding glycosyltransferase family 4 protein: MTVYVWAFIIALVITYAITPLIKKLAINIGAMDKPDARKVHHGAIPRLGGLAIYIGYMVSVIYSVDDLSAEMGLLVGSLVLVAVGIWDDVKQIGPKTKLTGQILAAAVVVAFGNQVEFITNPWGHVFYLGIFSIPLTIFWIVGFTNIVNLIDGLDGLAAGISLISCMAIFTVLWQMGQVDLACIALALAGAACGFLRYNFNPAKIFMGDTGSMLLGYTMATISVMGAVKTAATISLVVPVIVLGLPILDTTFAIIRRKINGRPVFKPDKGHMHHRLLALGLSQKQAVLLMYAVTALLGYVAILLAKVNILVGIAIVLAILCICVFIATKLGMIAKDEVVAKEKAVTNRR, translated from the coding sequence ATGACGGTGTACGTGTGGGCATTCATAATTGCTTTAGTCATTACGTATGCGATTACACCGCTGATTAAAAAGTTGGCGATTAATATTGGGGCTATGGATAAACCAGATGCGCGTAAGGTGCATCATGGAGCTATACCTCGCTTAGGTGGCTTAGCCATCTATATTGGCTATATGGTTTCCGTTATTTATTCCGTAGATGATTTAAGCGCTGAAATGGGGCTCTTAGTGGGCTCGCTCGTTTTAGTTGCTGTAGGTATATGGGATGATGTGAAACAAATTGGTCCTAAAACAAAATTGACAGGCCAAATTTTAGCGGCTGCTGTAGTCGTGGCCTTTGGTAATCAAGTAGAATTTATTACTAATCCTTGGGGGCATGTCTTTTATTTAGGCATCTTTTCGATTCCTTTGACTATCTTTTGGATTGTTGGGTTTACCAATATTGTTAATTTAATTGATGGGTTAGATGGCCTGGCAGCAGGGATTTCGTTAATTTCCTGCATGGCTATTTTTACGGTGCTATGGCAAATGGGACAGGTAGATTTGGCGTGCATTGCCTTAGCTTTAGCCGGTGCCGCTTGTGGTTTCTTGCGCTATAATTTTAACCCTGCTAAGATTTTTATGGGCGATACAGGCAGTATGCTGTTAGGCTATACGATGGCTACTATTTCAGTGATGGGGGCTGTTAAAACAGCGGCTACTATTTCCTTGGTAGTTCCTGTTATTGTATTAGGCTTGCCTATTTTAGATACGACCTTTGCGATTATTCGTCGTAAAATTAATGGGCGGCCAGTGTTTAAACCAGATAAAGGTCATATGCATCATCGTTTATTGGCCTTAGGTTTATCACAGAAACAAGCTGTATTGTTGATGTATGCCGTGACAGCTTTGCTAGGCTACGTAGCTATTTTATTAGCGAAAGTAAATATTTTAGTTGGCATTGCCATAGTGTTAGCTATTTTGTGTATTTGTGTGTTTATTGCTACGAAACTTGGTATGATTGCTAAGGATGAAGTAGTAGCTAAGGAAAAAGCAGTTACAAATAGACGGTAA
- a CDS encoding YitT family protein, whose translation MQLKWGRTTNALVMTTIGSLLFAIGIDAFIVPHKLVSGSLSGIALMLYYLTGVQVGTLNLLLNVPILYAAYRWLGRWHLMITLFGTAVISFLINAMEFMEQYQLTSDPLVGSLLGGIMCGLGLGIVYRAGGNTGGLDPIALIIRKYYGLQMGSIIFGINVLVLFAAALVISVEAAAITLISIYVQAMVTNKVVVGFNQRKAIYIISYKPYKICDLIIHQLGRGATILNGEGAYTHQHKQVILVVVGLMQVAKLKEAVQKEDPSAFMIISDAAEVIGQGFTIPLATPESVNAAIERSVQSGAMGDSLPDAPEGTIAETPKN comes from the coding sequence ATGCAGTTGAAATGGGGCCGAACAACGAATGCTTTAGTGATGACAACGATTGGTTCATTATTGTTTGCCATTGGTATTGATGCTTTTATTGTACCACACAAGTTAGTAAGTGGTAGTTTAAGCGGGATTGCGCTAATGCTATATTATTTAACGGGCGTTCAAGTAGGTACCTTAAACTTGCTATTAAACGTGCCTATTTTGTATGCTGCTTATCGTTGGCTGGGTCGTTGGCATTTAATGATAACACTATTTGGGACAGCTGTTATATCTTTCTTAATTAATGCTATGGAATTTATGGAGCAATACCAGTTGACCTCCGATCCGTTGGTAGGTTCATTACTGGGTGGTATTATGTGCGGTTTAGGCCTAGGTATTGTGTATCGAGCTGGTGGGAATACGGGCGGATTGGACCCTATTGCACTGATTATCCGTAAGTATTATGGCTTACAAATGGGGAGCATTATTTTTGGTATTAACGTATTAGTTTTATTTGCAGCGGCCTTAGTTATTAGTGTAGAAGCAGCGGCTATTACGCTTATTAGTATTTATGTGCAAGCTATGGTTACCAATAAGGTAGTAGTAGGCTTTAATCAACGGAAGGCTATTTATATTATTTCCTATAAACCATATAAGATTTGCGACTTAATTATTCACCAGTTAGGCCGTGGGGCGACCATTTTAAATGGGGAAGGGGCGTATACACATCAGCATAAACAGGTCATTTTAGTTGTTGTTGGGTTAATGCAAGTGGCTAAGTTAAAAGAAGCGGTGCAGAAAGAAGACCCGTCGGCCTTTATGATTATTTCTGATGCAGCGGAAGTGATTGGTCAAGGTTTTACCATTCCATTGGCTACCCCTGAATCGGTGAATGCGGCTATTGAGCGGTCCGTGCAGTCGGGGGCGATGGGGGATTCGTTGCCAGATGCGCCGGAAGGGACAATTGCAGAAACCCCTAAAAATTAA
- a CDS encoding PFL family protein, whose protein sequence is MLSIENIIETNQMIRDNKLDVRTITMGISLLGCAASDGKTLCTRIYDHITKEAEHLVATGEAIAQEYGVPIINKRVAVTPISLVAAGSDLKSYVPVAEALDKAAKAVGVNFIGGFSALVSKGYTEGDHRLIASIPEALATTDLVCSSVGIGSTKAGINMDAVAEMGQIVKQTAELTADRDAFGCAKLVIFCNPVEDNPFMAGAFHGVTEGNTTISVGVSGPGVVKHALEAVRGRPFDEVAETIKRTAFKITRVGQLVAQEASRRLGKQFGIIDLSLAPTPAVGDSVAHVLEEMGITSCGAHGTTAALALLNDAVKKGGLMASSHVGGLSGAFIPVSEDKGMIDAVSVGSLSLDKLEAMTCVCSVGLDMIAVPGDTSAATISAIIADEAAIGMINNKTTAVRLIPVPGKTVGDMVEFGGLLGYCPIIEVSPFGAEEFIQRGGRIPAPIRSLTN, encoded by the coding sequence ATGTTAAGTATTGAGAATATTATTGAAACTAACCAAATGATTCGTGATAATAAATTGGACGTGCGTACCATTACTATGGGGATTAGCCTTCTAGGCTGTGCTGCTTCAGATGGCAAGACTCTTTGCACGCGCATTTATGATCACATTACTAAAGAAGCTGAACATCTAGTGGCTACTGGCGAAGCCATTGCTCAGGAGTACGGTGTGCCTATCATTAATAAACGGGTGGCCGTTACGCCAATTTCTCTAGTGGCAGCGGGCAGCGATTTAAAAAGTTATGTACCAGTAGCAGAAGCGCTTGATAAAGCGGCTAAAGCAGTAGGGGTTAACTTTATTGGTGGTTTTTCTGCTCTCGTTAGCAAAGGCTATACGGAAGGGGATCATCGTTTGATTGCATCCATTCCAGAAGCGTTGGCAACGACTGATTTAGTGTGTAGTTCGGTAGGGATTGGCTCTACTAAAGCAGGCATCAATATGGATGCTGTTGCTGAAATGGGGCAAATTGTAAAACAGACAGCAGAGCTAACAGCAGACCGTGATGCATTTGGGTGTGCTAAGCTTGTCATTTTTTGTAATCCTGTCGAAGATAATCCTTTCATGGCAGGAGCGTTCCATGGTGTCACAGAAGGTAATACAACGATTAGCGTTGGTGTCAGTGGTCCAGGGGTTGTCAAGCATGCTTTAGAAGCTGTGCGTGGACGACCTTTTGATGAAGTGGCCGAAACGATTAAGCGTACGGCCTTCAAGATTACACGCGTTGGTCAATTAGTGGCTCAGGAAGCCTCACGGCGATTAGGTAAGCAGTTTGGGATTATTGATTTATCACTAGCTCCTACGCCTGCTGTGGGTGATTCCGTAGCGCATGTATTAGAGGAAATGGGTATTACCTCCTGTGGGGCTCATGGTACAACAGCAGCCTTAGCATTGCTCAATGATGCTGTCAAAAAAGGAGGCCTCATGGCTTCTTCTCATGTAGGTGGTTTAAGTGGTGCTTTTATTCCTGTTAGTGAAGATAAAGGCATGATTGATGCTGTTTCCGTAGGTAGTTTGAGTTTAGATAAGTTAGAAGCGATGACTTGTGTATGTTCGGTAGGGCTTGATATGATTGCTGTGCCAGGAGATACATCAGCGGCTACTATTTCTGCTATTATTGCCGATGAAGCAGCTATTGGTATGATTAATAATAAAACGACTGCCGTTCGTCTTATTCCAGTACCTGGTAAAACAGTAGGGGATATGGTTGAATTTGGTGGTTTATTGGGGTATTGCCCAATTATTGAAGTAAGTCCGTTTGGGGCAGAAGAGTTCATCCAACGAGGTGGACGCATTCCAGCACCTATTCGCAGTCTTACAAACTAA
- a CDS encoding ACT domain-containing protein, which translates to MKLVVTVVGIDRVGIIARVAAVLAENNVNIVSINQTILDGIFNMIMMCETKEPTALQKVQEALTVEGEQLGVQIKAQHADIFLSMHRVG; encoded by the coding sequence ATGAAATTAGTTGTAACTGTAGTAGGGATAGACCGAGTGGGGATTATTGCTCGGGTGGCTGCTGTGCTAGCTGAAAATAATGTAAATATTGTATCCATAAATCAGACTATTTTAGATGGTATCTTTAATATGATTATGATGTGTGAAACGAAAGAACCAACGGCCCTCCAAAAGGTACAAGAAGCATTAACTGTCGAAGGGGAACAGTTAGGCGTTCAAATTAAGGCACAACATGCGGATATATTTCTTAGCATGCACCGCGTAGGGTAG